The Cyanobacteriota bacterium genomic interval CCTGATCGTCACTCGCTTGGACAGGTCTGGGCCTATGTGATGCGCCCCGATAGAGTAGATAGGTACCGAGGCGCACTGTTACTCGACGGCCTATGGACTGAAGGGAGTCTGAAAGACTAGCGTTACATCATCCCCATGCCGCCCATGCCACCGCTAGGATCAGGTGCAGCCGCCTTTTTCTCAGGCTTCTCAACAACAAGCGCTTCGGTGGTGAGCACCATGCCTGCAATTGAGCCTGCATCTTGCAGAGCCGATCGGACAACCTTCGCTGGATCAATAATTCCGCTGCTAATCAAGTCTTCATAGGTATCAGTCAAGGCATTGTATCCCATGTTGAATTCCAGTTCCTTGACCTTCTCTACCACCACAGAACCCTCTACCCCAGCATTTTCAGCAATCTGACGTAGGGGAGCTTCTAGGGATTTGGCCACAATTTCAGCCCCGGTTTGCTCCTCTGGGGGAAGGCTAGCCTTGAAGCTATTAACCTTGGGTACTAGGTGAATCAGTGTAGTGCCACCACCCGGAACAATCCCTTCCTCTACGGCTGCTTTTGTTGCACTAAGGGCATCTTCAATCCGCAGCTTGCGATCCTTCAGTTCTGTTTCGGTAGCAGCACCAACTTTGATGACTGCAACTCCACCAGCCAACTTAGCTAGGCGTTCCTGTAATTTTTCAGCATCGTATTCGGAATCTGTACGCTCTAACTCTTGCCGAATTTGAGCAATCCGTTTTTCGATGTTGGCCTTGGTGCGAGCATCTTGCTCAGCAACGATCGTGGTCGTGTCTTTTGTGATTGTCAGCTTGCGGGCTGTGCCCAGCATATCCAAGGTCATGGTATCTAGGCTGAGGCCAACTTCTTCAGAGATTAACTGCCCACCCGTCAATACTGCAATGTCCTGGAGAATAGCTTTACGACGTTCTCCGAAGCTAGGAGCTTTGATTGCTGCTCCGCTTAACACACCCCGCATCCGGTTAACAACGAGCGTGGCCAAGGCTTCACCCTCTACATCCTCGGCAATGATTAGGAGTGGATGACCTGCACGAGCCACTTTCTCCAGCACAGGGATTAAGTCTTGAATGCTGCTCAGTTTCTTGTCGGTAATCAATACTCGTGCATTTTCATACTCAGCAATCATCCGCTCAGTATCTGTCACAAAGTAGGGAGAAATGTAGCCCCGATCGAGCTGCATACCTTCGACCACATCCAGCTCTGTTGCCAAGGACTTAGATTCCTCCACTGTGATCACGCCGTCTTTGCCCACTTTTTCCATGGCTTCCGACAGCATGGCACCAACTTCTTCATCATTGCCTGACGATACTGTGGCTACTTGAGCAATAGCTTTGCCTTCTACGGGTTTGGCGATCGCTTGAATTTCTGCGGCTAACATTGCGATCGTCTTTTCAATGCCTCGACGCAACGCTACTGGATTGGCACCCGCTGCTACATTGCGTAACCCTTCCCGAATCATGGCCTGGGCAAGTACGGTTGCAGTTGTAGTACCATCTCCAGCTAGATCCTTAGTTTTGGATGCAACTTCTCGAATTAGTTGCGCGCCCGTGTTTTGGAGTGGATCCTCTAAGTCAATTTCCTTGGCGATGGTGATGCCATCATTAACAATACTGGGTGCACCATACTTCTTTTCTAGAACAACGTTGCGTCCCTTAGGCCCCAAGGTGATGCGAACAGCATCGGCAAGGGCATTCACACCCTCCTCCAGGGCACGACGGGACTCTTCATCAAACACAACTATTTTCGCCATTGGTCACCGTTGAATTGCTACCAGTGCTAATTTAGCACTCTCAGGTATGGAGTGCTAACCCTCAGCCTATTCGGTTTTTACGGTAGCTGCTGATTTTAACCCAGGGTGCTGACCACAAGTGCCGTCAACTCTGGTGGTTCGGTCTAGATCAGACCACTAATTCACAAGACGCTGAGAGGCTGGCTGCGAGGTGCAGCGAGGATGAATGCCTCCCTGGCCACAAATGTAACGAATTTGTTCCTCACTCAGGTTTCTGGCCTGGGCGAAGTTGGCTCCAGCTAGCAACCCACGTCGATCGCTGCTATTGGGTGACTCTTGCACAAATCCGCCTACAGTGATCGAAGACTGGCTAGTAAACGTAGCACCTTGCAAATTTGCACCAGTGAAGTCTGCACCTCGCAGGACGGCACCTGTTAAGTCTGCGTTTTGTAAATTGACGTTCTGTACCTGAGCGCCAATTAACAGGGCATTGGTAAACCGTGCTCCTTCCAAATTTGCTCCTTGCAAAATAGCTTGGGTTAGAATTGCCCTGCTCAAGTCTGCTCCTTGCCAATCAGATGCCAGCAAATTAGCAGCCTGGAGATTAGCATCCTGAGCATTAACACGACTCAAGCGGGCTTGGTACAAATCTGCTTGACTCAAGTTGGCATTAGCTAGCTCTGCCCCTGTGAGAATGGCGAAGTGAAGAATAGCTTGGTTAAGGTTAGCCTGAATGAGTTTAGCACTACTGAGATTGGCCCCCACTAGGCGAGCACGAGATAGGTTAGCAGCATTAAACGTAGCTCGAATTAAATTGGCCCGATCGAACAACCCATAGCTAGCCATGGCCCTAGTGAAATCACTTTCTTTCAGGTCAGCACCACTGAAGTCGGCAACTTGGTCATCGGTGGTGTCCCAGCGTTTATCGCGACCGGGGCCGTGCAGTTGACTAGCCCGGAAACTACCCCGCACTAGATTAGCACCACGAAACGCTACTCCTGAGAGATTGACGCGATCGAGCACCAGGGTAAAGGGAACTGGATCCCTACTTTGGCCTAAATCAACTCGACTGAGATCAGCTTCAAGTTGACTACTATAAATGACTAGAATTTTAGCAATAGCCCGCTGAGTAACACGATGTTGGCGCATAACCGCACGATGAAGGTTGGGGTTGCTGCTATAGCGTAGGGACTCTGCCTCATTGCGTAGGGACTGATTCAACCGCAGAAGGTACGGCAAGGCTTCTGCACCACGACTCACCAGTGCTTGCTCGATCGCCTCTATCAAGGTAACGTTGGTTTCTTGACCCAACAAATCCACCAATAGCGGCAGCGCACGACTGTCCTTAATAGTACCCAAGGCTAAAATCGCGTTGCGACGCTCATCAGATCCTTTAGGTGAGGCAGAGGGGCTTAGCTTTGTCAGCAGCGCTAGGAATAAGTCGTTATCTTGTTGCTGAAAATGACGGCGATTCTCTTGGCTCTGGATATAGACTTGAGTGCCAACAAATGTGCCCACTAGCAAGCCCAAAGCACCGAGTAGGGTAATGATCAGCGTCAGGAGTGGGTTACGGGTGATCCAGGGTCGAGGATTAGTGTAGGTATCGGGGGTCAGCACGATCGCGGCGATCGTTGCCTCGTCGTCATCATTCCAGTCTGTTAACCGTGGGGAGTAGTGCTGAGGCTCGTAGACCGTCTGCATGTAAGTAGGATAAATCCGCTGGCGTTGAGTAGCATCAATTACATAGGTGCGGGCAAGCAGATCATGCCACGCCCGGCGATCGGGATGAATCAGCGTTGTTACCCCTTCAATCATTAACATCAGCCCAATCAACCGCACCAATACGGGTACGTTGGGCGCAGCCGTCGCTGTCCAAACCATGTAGGCTAGCATCAGCGATAAAATCCAGCGTCCTCCTTCGCGCAATAGCACCTGCGACCAGTCAGGTGGGCTGCCTGAAGCCGTGACCACTCGTACCTTGAGCCAGTGTTTTGCCATGGTTTTGCCTGTGCGGCTGAGCAAGTATAGGTTCAACGCCGTGAGGCCCAATGGCAAGAGCAAGGCGATCGTCCAGGCAATATTGGTAGCAGGTGGCACTAACTTGGTTGTGCTGGCGGGCAATGATAGCGTGCGGGTGATGACACGATCAACCACAACTAGCAGCGGATTCAGGGGCACTAGACCAACAATGGCTTTAGCTCGAAACTGATCGCCAATGGAGACTGGTAAGGCAATGCTCACCACCAAGATAGAAAACTCTGTCACCCAAGCAACACCACGCCGCACCAACAGAGACGGCAGCACCCGGTGGATAGTGGTGAGATGTCTTAGACGCGGACTGGTTCTGTTCACAGTAGAGCTAGCCATACAACTTGATGCTGATGCACTCCCAGAGTACAAGCAGCAATTGCTACAAATTAGCTACGCCAACTAGGGCCTCAGTCTTTTGGCGACTTGGGAGCAAGGATAAACCGATAGCCAATGTAGCCGATCGCTGCCAGAATAGCTAATTGTACTGCTAACTGCACTAAGCGAAGCACCATCCCCACGACGACTAAGCCCCCCACCATTAGACCCGCTAGCACTGCCACCTTAGCCGGTGTGGATAGCCCTTGCAGCCAAGTGTTAGAGCGGGTTACTAGGTCATCTAGCATCGCCGGCTGAGATCCCTGCCCTTTTCCAGGTCGAGAGTGCACTGCATCGGGCGTACTTTGATTTAGCTCAGCTTCTAAGTCTTGAAGACGTTGCTGCCAATTCTTGGGATTGGGCGAACTCATGGGGTTGGTTCCTCAGTAACTAATCACGCTCCTATTCTGGCAAAAGTCGCTGCCAAAATTCTACAGCCTAGGTTGATTTCCCTCTCAGTCCACTTGTGGTCGATCGTCACAACTCATAAAGAAAGCTGCCTGTGCTGTAGCATAGTCCCTAGAGTTCAGGGTTAGGTAACTCTCCATCCTATGTCGTCAGTTGAGTCAGCCAGCGTCAGTGCTCCCAGCGATATTTTGATCTTGACCAATGGGCCGGGAGAGTTGACCACTTGGGTGAGGCCTGTGGTGCAGCGGCTGCGCGAGCAGTTGACTCCAAACCAAGCTAGAATTTCTATTGTGTTTTCTCCCTGCCCGAATGCTACAGGTCGAGAGGCTACCATCGCCCGCAACTATCCGGGGGTGGATCGGGTGCAGGCGGCTGAGCATTTCTTTCCCTTTTTGCTCTGGGGCAAGACTGTTGAAAATTGGCACTGGCACCATCAAGGGGTGGTGCTGTTCTTAGGTGGAGATCAGTTTTATNNNNNNNNNNAGTCATTGGTAAACGTCTGGGCTATCGCATTGTTGTGTATGCCGAGTGGGAGGCTCGGTGGTATGGCTGGGTTGACCGCTTTGGCGTGATGAATGCTGCCACAGTCAATAAAATTCCGCAGCCCTACACCTACAAGGCCACGATCGTCGGCGACCTAATGACCGAAGTAGCCGCCATGGTTCCAGATGCAGCCCCCACGAGTGCTCGTTCACCTACAATTGGCCTCCTTCCAGGGTCTAAGGCGCATAAGCTCAAGCTTGGGGTGCCCTTCATGTTGGCAATGGTGTCCTATATCCGTCGATCACTGCCTAACGTGCGCTTCGTGTTACCCGTAGCCCCGACGGTGACCTGTGATGAAATCGCCCAGTTTGCCCGCGCTGATCACAACTCCTGTATTCGCCAGTTTGGTTGGGCTGAGGGGGAACTAGCCAGGAACCACGATCGTCTAGTCCTACGGACTCACACAGATAGCGGGACAATCGACATCGAGTTGTATGAAGACTTTCCAGCGTACCATGTGCTAGCTCAGTGTGATGCTTGCGTCACAACCGTTGGGGCCAACACGGCTGAATTGGGTGCCTTAGCAGTGCCCATGGTGGTCGTCATC includes:
- a CDS encoding lipid-A-disaccharide synthase, with product VIGKRLGYRIVVYAEWEARWYGWVDRFGVMNAATVNKIPQPYTYKATIVGDLMTEVAAMVPDAAPTSARSPTIGLLPGSKAHKLKLGVPFMLAMVSYIRRSLPNVRFVLPVAPTVTCDEIAQFARADHNSCIRQFGWAEGELARNHDRLVLRTHTDSGTIDIELYEDFPAYHVLAQCDACVTTVGANTAELGALAVPMVVVIPTQQMDVMKTWDGLPGIIANLPLVGSGFATLFNWYMGYRLGVFGSSKRRTLFAWPNIWAGEEIVPELVGRLQPVDVANRLIDWLTHPEALQQVRDRLRSVRGDTGAASKLVAIVVELLP
- the groL gene encoding chaperonin GroEL (60 kDa chaperone family; promotes refolding of misfolded polypeptides especially under stressful conditions; forms two stacked rings of heptamers to form a barrel-shaped 14mer; ends can be capped by GroES; misfolded proteins enter the barrel where they are refolded when GroES binds); this translates as MAKIVVFDEESRRALEEGVNALADAVRITLGPKGRNVVLEKKYGAPSIVNDGITIAKEIDLEDPLQNTGAQLIREVASKTKDLAGDGTTTATVLAQAMIREGLRNVAAGANPVALRRGIEKTIAMLAAEIQAIAKPVEGKAIAQVATVSSGNDEEVGAMLSEAMEKVGKDGVITVEESKSLATELDVVEGMQLDRGYISPYFVTDTERMIAEYENARVLITDKKLSSIQDLIPVLEKVARAGHPLLIIAEDVEGEALATLVVNRMRGVLSGAAIKAPSFGERRKAILQDIAVLTGGQLISEEVGLSLDTMTLDMLGTARKLTITKDTTTIVAEQDARTKANIEKRIAQIRQELERTDSEYDAEKLQERLAKLAGGVAVIKVGAATETELKDRKLRIEDALSATKAAVEEGIVPGGGTTLIHLVPKVNSFKASLPPEEQTGAEIVAKSLEAPLRQIAENAGVEGSVVVEKVKELEFNMGYNALTDTYEDLISSGIIDPAKVVRSALQDAGSIAGMVLTTEALVVEKPEKKAAAPDPSGGMGGMGMM
- a CDS encoding lipid-A-disaccharide synthase, with the protein product MSSVESASVSAPSDILILTNGPGELTTWVRPVVQRLREQLTPNQARISIVFSPCPNATGREATIARNYPGVDRVQAAEHFFPFLLWGKTVENWHWHHQGVVLFLGGDQFY
- a CDS encoding pentapeptide repeat-containing protein, with the translated sequence MNRTSPRLRHLTTIHRVLPSLLVRRGVAWVTEFSILVVSIALPVSIGDQFRAKAIVGLVPLNPLLVVVDRVITRTLSLPASTTKLVPPATNIAWTIALLLPLGLTALNLYLLSRTGKTMAKHWLKVRVVTASGSPPDWSQVLLREGGRWILSLMLAYMVWTATAAPNVPVLVRLIGLMLMIEGVTTLIHPDRRAWHDLLARTYVIDATQRQRIYPTYMQTVYEPQHYSPRLTDWNDDDEATIAAIVLTPDTYTNPRPWITRNPLLTLIITLLGALGLLVGTFVGTQVYIQSQENRRHFQQQDNDLFLALLTKLSPSASPKGSDERRNAILALGTIKDSRALPLLVDLLGQETNVTLIEAIEQALVSRGAEALPYLLRLNQSLRNEAESLRYSSNPNLHRAVMRQHRVTQRAIAKILVIYSSQLEADLSRVDLGQSRDPVPFTLVLDRVNLSGVAFRGANLVRGSFRASQLHGPGRDKRWDTTDDQVADFSGADLKESDFTRAMASYGLFDRANLIRATFNAANLSRARLVGANLSSAKLIQANLNQAILHFAILTGAELANANLSQADLYQARLSRVNAQDANLQAANLLASDWQGADLSRAILTQAILQGANLEGARFTNALLIGAQVQNVNLQNADLTGAVLRGADFTGANLQGATFTSQSSITVGGFVQESPNSSDRRGLLAGANFAQARNLSEEQIRYICGQGGIHPRCTSQPASQRLVN